The following is a genomic window from Novipirellula aureliae.
TTCCCCGCTGCCGATCGTGGCTTCGTGGTCATGGAGGACGCTAAAGGCAATTTGACCACGCGTTGGGTGAAGACCCGACACACCCGTGACGAGACGGAAACGGTACGAATTAGCCGTACGATTATTCGTGAGGTAATGAGTACGGGCGAACCGGTCTTGTCACTCGACGCATCCGAGGACGTACGTTTTGACAGCAGCCAATCGATCGCCGATTTTTCGATCAAATCGATGATTTGTGCTCCGCTAATCGATGGAGAGGGCAACGCATTCGGGGCGTTACAAATCGATTCACTTCGAGGCCGCGGCCAATTTCGCGACGAGGATGCCGACTTGCTTCGCGGGGTGGCCGCGCAAGCGGGCATCGTGATCAATAACGCCCGGCTCTATGAACAAGCATTGATCCAACGTGAAGTCGAACAAGACCTGAAGCTGGCAACCGAAGTGCAAGCAGCCTTTCTACCGCAATCGCCTCCTGACGCGCCTGGCTACCATGTCGTCAGCTTCTACAAGGCAGCCAATCATATCGGGGGTGACTATTTCGACTACATCCATTTGGCCGATGGACGTGTCGGAATTGTCGTTGCCGATGTCGTCGGCCATGGAGTGGCCGCAGCAATGTTCATGGCAAAATTGTCAGCGGAAACACGGTTTTGTTTGGCTAGCGATGACAACGTTGCTCGCGCCATCGAACGACTAAACGACCGGATGAGCGGGTTGCAAGTCGAACGCTTTATCACCTTCCTACTCATGGTCGTCGATCCCAAAAGTGATAAGGTGACGATCGTCAATGCCGGACATATGCCGCCCATCGTCCGCATAGCCAAGTGCGGTTCGATTTGCGAACCTGGCGAAGAGGAGTCCGGTCTACCGATCGCTATCGATGATGGAATGACGTATGAAGCCGTCGAAATCCCAATGAATTTGGGCGATGTCGCGATCATGTATACCGACGGTATCAACGAAGCGATGAACGCGGCGGATCAGGAGTTCGGGATGGAGCGGATGCGTGAAATTGCTGCCGAGGGCGGAACCGCAGAAGAGATGAAAGACAAAATTGTCTCTGCCGTCTTGAAGCATATCGGTCCCACACCGCCCTTCGATGACATGTGCTTGGTGGTTCTTGAACGAGTCGCCAAAGTCGATCCGGTC
Proteins encoded in this region:
- a CDS encoding SpoIIE family protein phosphatase, with the protein product MAYLSNSSLGTDGIAERFELQDGETSIGRHPECHVLVDAGAVSRYHAKIVRRGNDFLVEDSGSRNGTFLNGQLLSKPELLREGDRIRISEVDLIFHHEEIPEFAQDQNQMTFDGANFGILMVEDEKTDRLNASKVEFKSSGDGLKLSATPEAKLEALMRINTNLSNSLGLDEVLPNVLTSLFDIFPAADRGFVVMEDAKGNLTTRWVKTRHTRDETETVRISRTIIREVMSTGEPVLSLDASEDVRFDSSQSIADFSIKSMICAPLIDGEGNAFGALQIDSLRGRGQFRDEDADLLRGVAAQAGIVINNARLYEQALIQREVEQDLKLATEVQAAFLPQSPPDAPGYHVVSFYKAANHIGGDYFDYIHLADGRVGIVVADVVGHGVAAAMFMAKLSAETRFCLASDDNVARAIERLNDRMSGLQVERFITFLLMVVDPKSDKVTIVNAGHMPPIVRIAKCGSICEPGEEESGLPIAIDDGMTYEAVEIPMNLGDVAIMYTDGINEAMNAADQEFGMERMREIAAEGGTAEEMKDKIVSAVLKHIGPTPPFDDMCLVVLERVAKVDPVVEPSRKSIANDTIDA